A genomic segment from Nicotiana tabacum cultivar K326 chromosome 7, ASM71507v2, whole genome shotgun sequence encodes:
- the LOC107830845 gene encoding uncharacterized protein LOC107830845 — protein sequence MMKDLMSRKFDFQDLATVTLTQTCSAVVTRPIAEKLSDPGSFTILCTIGNFAFAKALCDLGANINLMPLAIYKRLGIGRARPTSMLLQMADRTVKRPFGILDDVLIQVGKFVFPADFVILDCKVDEEIPIILGRPILATGRDLIDCETGELKMRLNDEEITFNVQKSMR from the coding sequence atgatgaaggacttgatgtcccggaAATTTGATTTTCAAGACTTGGCTACAGTTACACTTACTCAGACTTGTAGTGCAGTGGTGACGAGACCTATTGCTGAAAAGCTGTCTGATCCAGGTAGCTTTACAATTCTATGCACTATTGGGAATTTCGCCTTTGCTAAGGCGCTCTGTGATTTAGGGGCCAACATTAATCTTATGCCCCTAGCTATCTATAAGAGGTTGGGCATTGGGAGAGCTAGACCCACCTCCATGTTGTTGCAGATGGCCGACAGGACTGTGAAACGTCCATTCGGTATCCTTGATGATGTGCTTATTCAGGtggggaaatttgtgttccctgcagattttgtgatcttggattgcaaAGTGGATGAAGAGATTCCTATAATCTTAGGAAGACCAATCTTGGCCACGGGGAGAGATCTGATTGACTGTGAGACTGGGGAGCTCAAAATGAGACTCAATGATGAGGAAATAACGTTCAATGTGCAGAAGTCTATGAGGTGA